The region AGTAGGGTGGACAAGGTCCAAAGATGACTTGCAGGAACTAGCCCTCTCCTCCCACACTataggttctgaggattgaacttggACCNTCAGGCTTGGCATCAAATACCTTTACCCGCTGCCATCTACGCCCTGCCCCCATTCGTTTAAGAACGTACTTTCTCTATATTCCATTTCTACTAAGAAAATGATATTGATCTGTCCTCCAAGTCACTGACTTTGCCGTCTGCCAANNNNNNNNNNNNNNNNNNNNNNNNNNNNNNNNNNNNNNNNNNNNNNNNNNNNNNNNNNNNNNNNNNNNNNNNNNNNNNNNNNNNNNNNNNNNNNNNNNNNNNNNNNNNNNNNNNNNNNNNNNNNNNNNNNNNNNNNNNNNNNNNNNNNNNNNNNNNNNNNNNNNNNNNNNNNNNNNNNNNNNNNNNNNNNNNNNNNNNNNNNNNNNNNNNNNNNNNNNNNNNNNNNNNNNNNNNNNNNNNNNNNNNNNNNNNNNNNNNNNNNNNNNNNNNNNNNNNNNNNNNNNNNNNNNNNNNNNNNNNNNNNNNNNNNNNNNNNNNNNNNNNNNNNNNNNNNNNNNNNNNNNNNNNNNNNNNNNNNNNNNNNNNNNNNNNNNNNNNNNNNNNNNNNNNNNNNNNNNNNNNNNNNNNNNNNNNNNNNNNNNNNNNNNNNNNNNNNNNNNNNNNNNNNNNNNNNNNNNNNNNNNNNNNNNNNNNNNNNNNNNNNNNNNNNNNNNNNNNNNNNNNNNNNNNNNNNNNNNNNNNNNNNNNNNNNNNNNNNNNNNNNNNNNNNNNNNNNNNNNNNNNNNNNNNNNNNNNNNNNNNNNNNNNNNNNNNNNNNNNNNNNNNNNNNNNNNNNNNNNNNNNNNNNNNNNNNNNNNNNNNNNNNNNNNNNNNNNNNNNNNNNNNNNNNNNNNNNNNNNNNNNNNNNNNNNNNNNNNNNNNNNNNNNNNNNNNNNNNNNNNNNNNNNNNNNNNNNNNNNNNNNNNNNNNNNNNNNNNNNNNNNNNNNNNNNNNNNNNNNNNNNNNNNNNNNNNNNNNNNNNNNNNNNNNNNNNNNNNNNNNNNNNNNNNNNNNNNNNNNNNNNNNNNNNNNNNNNNNNNNNNNNNNNNNNNNNNNNNNNNNNNNNNNNNNNNNNNNNNNNNNNNNNNNNNNNNNNNNNNNNNNNNNNNNNNNNNNNNNNNNNNNNNNNNNNNNNNNNNNNNNNNNNNNNNNNNNNNNNNNNNNNNNNNNNNNNNNNNNNNNNNNNNNNNNNNNNNNNNNNNNNNNNNNNNNNNNNNNNNNNNNNNNNNNNNNNNNNNNNNNNNNNNNNNNNNNNNNNNNNNNNNNNNNNNNNNNNNNNNNNNNNNNNNNNNNNNNNNNNNNNNNNNNNNNNNNNNNNNNNNNNNNNNNNNNNNNNNNNNNNNNNNNNNNNNNNNNNNNNNNNNNNNNNNNNNNNNNNNNNNNNNNNNNNNNNNNNNNNNNNNNNNNNNNNNNNNNNNNNNNNNNNNNNNNNNNNNNNNNNNNNNNNNNNNNNNNNNNNNNNNNNNNNNNNNNNNNNNNNNNNNNNNNNNNNNNNNNNNNNNNNNNNNNNNNNNNNNNNNNNNNNNNNNNNNNNNNNNNNNNNNNNNNNNNNNNNNNNNNNNNNNNNNNNNNNNNNNNNNNNNNNNNNNNNNNNNNNNNNNNNNNNNNNNNNNNNNNNNNNNNNNNNNNNNNNNNNNNNNNNNNNNNNNNNNNNNNNNNNNNNNNNNNNNNNNNNNNNNNNNNNNNNNNNNNNNNNNNNNNNNNNNNNNNNNNNNNNNNNNNNNNNNNNNNNNNNNNNNNNNNNNNNNNNNNNNNNNNNNNNNNNNNNNNNNNNNNNNNNNNNNNNNNNNNNNNNNNNNNNNNNNNNNNNNNNNNNNNNNNNNNNNNNNNNNNNNNNNNNNNNNNNNNNNNNNNNNNNNNNNNNNNNNNNNNNNNNNNNNNNNNNNNNNNNNNNNNNNNNNNNNNNNNNNNNNNNNNNNNNNNNNNNNNNNNNNNNNNNNNNNNNNNNNNNNNNNNNNNNNNNNNNNNNNNNNNNNNNNNNNNNNNNNNNNNNNNNNNNNNNNNNNNNNNNNNNNNNNNNNNNNNNNNNNNNNNNNNNNNNNNNNNNNNNNNNNNNNNNNNNNNNNNNNNNNNNNNNNNNNNNNNNNNNNNNNNNNNNNNNNNNNNNNNNNNNNNNNNNNNNNNNNNNNNNNNNNNNNNNNNNNNNNNNNNNNNNNNNNNNNNNNNNNNNNNNNNNNNNNNNNNNNNNNNNNNNNNNNNNNNNNNNNNNNNNNNNNNNNNNNNNNNNNNNNNNNNNNNNNNNNNNNNNNNNNNNNNNNNNNNNNNNNNNNNNNNNNNNNNNNNNNNNNNNNNNNNNNNNNNNNNNNNNNNNNNNNNNNNNNNNNNNNNNNNNNNNNNNNNNNNNNNNNNNNNNNNNNNNNNNNNNNNNNNNNNNNNNNNNNNNNNNNNNNNNNNNNNNNNNNNNNNNNNNNNNNNNNNNNNNNNNNNNNNNNNNNNNNNNNNNNNNNNNNNNNNNNNNNNNNNNNNNNNNNNNNNNNNNNNNNNNNNNNNNNNNNNNNNNNNNNNNNNNNNNNNNNNNNNNNNNNNNNNNNNNNNNNNNNNNNNNNNNNNNNNNNNNNNNNNNNNNNNNNNNNNNNNNNNNNNNNNNNNNNNNNNNNNNNNNNNNNNNNNNNNNNNNNNCCTCCTTGAAACCAGTGCCCTGGCAGCGGGCCAGGCAGGTCGCGGTGAGCTCGGGGAGGCCAGGCTGGGTGCAACCCACCAGCGAGGGCTTGAAGAGCATCTCAGAGCAGCGGAAGCGCTCCTGGCCGATGGTAATGATCTTCCCATCTGGGAGCTCGTAGTCGACCTGCAGCTCNTCTAGGCCCAGGCTCATCTCCTCCTCGGGCAGCAGCGCGGCATAGCAGCACTTCTTCTTGATGTGTTCTATGATGTGCAGGTGGTCGTCTGAAAACTTGTGGCCTGCCTCATTGAGTAGCTGCATGAGGTAGTTGGTGAGGTCGCAGCCCGCATAGTCTACACGGCTGGGCAGGCCCGGCAGCAGGTCCCCTTCAGAGATGGGCACCACATGCGACACGCCGTGTCCGCTCTCCACCACCAAGCCGGAGGTCTTGCCATATGAATAGATGGACAGCAGCGCCTGGGAGGTCACATGCATGGCAGGGATGCCGAAGGTCTCGAACAGGAGCTCAGCGTACTTCTCCCGGTTGCTGGTGGGGCTGAGCGGAGGGTCGGACACCAGCACCGCATGCTCTTCAGGCATGATCTTCATAGCGGTGTGGAAGATGTACTCCCAGATGTTCTGGATACAATCCCAGTCCGCCACAACTCCGTGCTTCAGTGGGTTAACCAGCTTCAGAGATGCCTCCATGTTGAGCAGCTCATGGCCTACGTATGTCTCCTTGAAGTTGTCTCCAGCATCCGCAGCCATCTCAGCGCTGCGCTTGCCCACGGTTGAGGAGATGAAATAGGTGGGCCTCGGCTCTCCTGCATAGCCGCATTTACAGTACTGAGAACCCAGGTCAATGACCAGGGCCTTGATCTTCCGtattttcttgggttttgtcTTCAGTTGAGTGGAACCTGTGTCCCGGATGCCAGCAGCCTCGGGTGCTGGCAGTGTTCCTGCCTCTCCAGGGTCGCCCTGGGCTGTGCCCATGGGCTTAGGGCTAGGGCTGTTCTTTGTCGCcatctgcctcccttcctcaccTTCCTACATCCATACCCTAGAGCTCCTGGGGAGAAATGAGATCCCAGCTTCAGCAGTGCCTTGGCAACCACTTGNNNNNNNNNNNNNNNNNNNNNNNNNNNNNNNNNNNNNNNNNNNNNNNNNNNNNNNNNNNNNNNNNNNNNNNNNNNNNNNNNNNNNNNNNNNNNNNNNNNNNNNNNNNNNNNNNNNNNNNNNNNNNNNNNNNNNNNNNNNNNNNNNNNNNNNNNNNNNNNNNNNNNNNNNNNNNNNNNNNNNNNNNNNNNNNNNNNNNNNNNNNNNNNNNNNNNNNNNNNNNNNNNNNNNNNNNNNNNNNNNNNNNNNNNNNNNNNNNNNNNNNNNNNNNNNNNNNNNNNNNNNNNNNNNNNNNNNNNNNNNNNNNNNNNNNNNNNNNNNNNNNNNNNNNNNNNNNNNNNNNNNNNNNNNNNNNNNNNNNNNNNNNNNNNNNNNNNNNNNNNNNNNNNNNNNNNNNNNNNNNNNNNNNNNNNNNNNNNNNNNNNNNNNNNNNNNNNNNNNNNNNNNNNNNNNNNNNNNNNNNNNNNNNNNNNNNNNNNNNNNNNNNNNNNNNNNNNNNNNNNNNNNNNNNNNNNNNNNNNNNNNNNNNNNNNNNNNNNNNNNNNNNNNNNNNNNNNNNNNNNNNNNNNNNNNNNNNNNNNNNNNNNNNNNNNNNNNNNNNNNNNNNNNNNNNNNNNNNNNNNNNNNNNNNNNNNNNNNNNNNNNNNNNNNNNNNNNNNNNNNNNNNNNNNNNNNNNNNNNNNNNNNNNNNNNNNNNNNNNNNNNNNNNNNNNNNNNNNNNNNNNNNNNNNNNNNNNNNNNNNNNNNNNNNNNNNNNNNNNNNNNNNNNNNNNNNNNNNNNNNNNNNNNNNNNNNNNNNNNNNNNNNNNNNNNNNNNNNNNNNNNNNNNNNNNNNNNNNNNNNNNNNNNNNNNNNNNNNNNNNNNNNNNNNNNNNNNNNNNNNNNNNNNNNNNNNNNNNNNNNNNNNNNNNNNNNNNNNNNNNNNNNNNNNNNNNNNNNNNNNNNNNNNNNNNNNNNNNNNNNNNNNNNNNNNNNNNNNNNNNNNNNNNNNNNNNNNNNNNNNNNNNNNNNNNNNNNNNNNNNNNNNNNNNNNNNNNNNNNNNNNNNNNNNNNNNNNNNNNNNNNNNNNNNNNNNNNNNNNNNNNNNNNNNNNNNNNNNNNNNNNNNNNNNNNNNNNNNNNNNNNNNNNNNNNNNNNNNNNNNNNNNNNNNNNNNNNNNNNNNNNNNNNNNNNNNNNNNNNNNNNNNNNNNNNNNNNNNNNNNNNNNNNNNNNNNNNNNNNNNNNNNNNNNNNNNNNNNNNNNNNNNNNNNNNNNNNNNNNNNNNNNNNNNNNNNNNNNNNNNNNNNNNNNNNNNNNNNNNNNNNNNNNNNNNNNNNNNNNNNNNNNNNNNNNNNNNNNNNNNNNNNNNNNNNNNNNNNNNNNNNNNNNNNNNNNNNNNNNNNNNNNNNNNNNNNNNNNNNNNNNNNNNNNNNNNNNNNNNNNNNNNNNNNNNNNNNNNNNNNNNNNNNNNNNNNNNNNNNNNNNNNNNNNNNNNNNNNNNNNNNNNNNNNNNNNNNNNNNNNNNNNNNNNNNNNNNNNN is a window of Mus caroli chromosome 4, CAROLI_EIJ_v1.1, whole genome shotgun sequence DNA encoding:
- the Actl7b gene encoding actin-like protein 7B gives rise to the protein MATKNSPSPKPMGTAQGDPGEAGTLPAPEAAGIRDTGSTQLKTKPKKIRKIKALVIDLGSQYCKCGYAGEPRPTYFISSTVGKRSAEMAADAGDNFKETYVGHELLNMEASLKLVNPLKHGVVADWDCIQNIWEYIFHTAMKIMPEEHAVLVSDPPLSPTSNREKYAELLFETFGIPAMHVTSQALLSIYSYGKTSGLVVESGHGVSHVVPISEGDLLPGLPSRVDYAGCDLTNYLMQLLNEAGHKFSDDHLHIIEHIKKKCCYAALLPEEEMSLGLXELQVDYELPDGKIITIGQERFRCSEMLFKPSLVGCTQPGLPELTATCLARCQGTGFKE